TAAGATGGGGGTTATGTAGCTTGGGTTTAGTGGTGATGCCTCGAATTTTAATTATTGATGATGATCCGGCGATCGCGGAATTGGTCGCGATTAATTTGGAATTAGCAGGATACGACGTAAACCGCGCTGAAGACGGTCTTAAGGGTCAAGCCTTGGCGGTACAACTACAGCCGGACCTCGTGATGTTGGATTTGATGTTGCCAAAAGTTGACGGGTTTACGGTGTGCCAAAGGATTCGTCGGGACGAACGTATTTCTGATATTCCCATTTTGATGTTGACTGCACTGGGGCAGACTCAGGATAAAGTCGATGGCTTTAATGCTGGCGCTGATGATTATTTAACCAAGCCCTTTGAAGTTGAGGAAATGCTGGTGAGGGTGCGGGCTTTACTACGTCGCAGTGATCGCATTCCCCAGGCGGCAAAACATAGCGAAATTTTAAACTATGGGCCGTTAACATTAATCCCAGAGCGCTTTGAAGTGATTTGGTTTGATGACACGGTAAAGCTCACCCATTTAGAATTTGAGCTGCTCCATTGTCTGTTGCAGCGCCATGGACAAACTATTTCTCCGAGCGAAATTTTAAAAGAGGTTTGGGGTTACGATCCCTCGGATGATATCGAAACGATTCGCGTCCACATCCGCCACCTCCGTACCAAGCTAGAACCGGATCCCCGCCATCCCAAATTCATAAAAACGGTTTATGGGGCTGGTTATTGTCTGGAGTTGCCGTCACGGGTCATCGTTTAAACTTTTGTTTTGCAATTAGTGGCTACTATGATTAGCTGCTACGGGGCGATCGCCCACTAACCCACCTTAAGCTTTAGGGTTGTAATATTCTGTCCGGTATCACAATCGGCGCAAGTATTGCAGCCCTTTTAGTTGTTTTTGAGGATCCTTAGCCCAAGCTCCCCAGAGCAATCGCTGTACAAACAACTGTTGTAGAGATGCCAAGGACAAAAATAAGCCCCTTGCCAATAGCCACTTCAAAACACCCACACTCACAACAATGGGCAAAATCAACAGTAATGGCTGGCTCAAAACAGTTCCAATATGGAAAAGCACAAACAGCAAAACAAGGGCGATCGCCATTGACCAAGCAACAACATTAATCCATTTACCACGGGGGCGACGCAAATATAATTTACCCAACAGCTGAGCGATCAACCAATAATGAATTTCTCGCAACTGTTGATGCAAAATACTGTGGTGCAAGACATCCGCACAGACTTGATTGACCACTTCCCCATCACGGGTCACCAATGTCTGCAAAATCCCCTGGGACTCATAGCTCAGCGAAAAAGACCAAGTGCGCCGTAAATCACCATGATTATTCTGAAAAAGTGCGTACCGTTGCCAAGCCAATACAAAATGGCGGGAAAATTTTAAGCGCTTCCCCGCCGCCTTAATGGATAACAACGTAGGTAAAGACTCTTGGGTGAGATGGAATGCTACGCCATGCACAATAAGATGCCCCTCGTTGATCTCCTCAGACTCCAAAGAGACAAAATTTTGGGCGAGAAAATCAGACTGTTTAACTGGCATTAGCGGCGGCAAAAAACTGGAGTAGAGAAATTTTATTCAGCAATAACACGAAAACAACGTTAGTTGAGGGGAGCTTGATGCCGCCCACGTTGCTTTTTATTACTACCACTTCCTTGGCTAATGGTGGACTGGATAATTTCAATGATAAAGCCCAACAGCCCCCGCCATTGCTTTTCACCAGTTTCGAGGCTGGCGCGGTGAATTTCAAGGATACTTTCCTTGTAGGGATGACGAAATAATTCTTCGGCGTAGCGATTCACAATGTCACCATCTAATTGGATCACGGTTTGCGCATAGATAATATCGTTTAGGACATGATCATTTGTCTGTACTTCAGAGCTGGTCTCGTCTCCCGGTTGATTAGAATTTGTCACGGAAACAGCTTGTCGGATTAAACGGCGGTTGCGGCTATCAAGGGCTGCTTTTAATTCGCTAATTTTACGCAGGTGACACAGAAATACGCCGTTATTTAAAAGATGCCGTACACGGGTGACTTCCGTCGCATCGGTGGGATTAATCGGATCGGGCAGTCGGGTGGGAAGATCCATTGAGTCAATGGTCGGGTCTGTCAAAATTGGTGACATTTCACGGATATTTTCAAGGACACTCGGTTCGTAGAAAGGCGAGGTCGGGTCGGTAAGCAGAAGCGAGTATTGCAGTTCGAGTTGGGATCGCAGGTCTAGATAGGCTTTGTGGAGCTTGGGGTGATAGCCTTGCTGTTCTAGGTAAACGCGGGAAATGGGATAAATATCGCGGTACACTTCCCATGGTGTAAATTTGTTGCCGCTAATCTGCTCCACGACCATGGTATTGATTTCAAGGGCGGAGACATCTGCAAGGAGACCACCGAGGGAGCGCACAAATTCATGGAGCTGCTGGGGCAATTGCCGAGGGTTTTGCTCTGGGGATGCGGCATTGTTATTGGTCTGGGCTTGCAACCTTTCAAAGGCAGTAGTCATGGCGATTAGTTCGGCAAAAAATGTTCAGAAAATCTAGACACTAGGGTCGAAGAAAGGGTTTAGGTTGCCACTTTCATCGTTCTTAAATAAATCCAAGTCGCTATCGTCATTTTCGTCATCGTCTAATTCTAAAGCGTCTAGGTCAAAGTCTCCTAAACTACTCAAGTCGTTATCGCTAAGGTCGTCTAAGCTGTCTAGTCCGGCGATCGCCCAGTCATCGTCTGAGGAGGCAATGGTTTCTTCAGTAGCTGCGGTGCCAGGTTGTGCAGATGTTGTGGCCTGATCACCGAAGATATCCCAGCCAGCGTCGCTGTCATCGGATGCGTTAGCCGCCTCATTTTCGTTAGTTGAAAGTTGATCCCAATCGAGCTCATCGGTTGCTGAAACGGTGCTAGCATCAGAGGACATGGAGGCCATCTCTGGCAAATTTAAGTCGCCCAGATCAAAGTCTAAATCAATGGGCGTATCATCCAAATCATTCAACCCCTCACCCGCAAATTCAGCTAGTGGCTCATCGGACTCAAGATTTAGGTCAAAGTTTGGCCAGTCATCATCTTCGGATAAACCCCCCAAGGTCTTTTCGGTGGCGATCGCCCCATCATCAGGCAACTCCGGCAAAGCCTCTGTGGTATCAAGCTCTAAATCTAAACCAGAAAAATTTTCCGCATCAGATAAATCACTAGACTGACTAGCCGACACCTCTGGCGCCAAGCCACCCAGCTCATCTAAAGAAATAGCATCAAGGTCGAAATCACTTTCACCATCATCACCTAAAAATGCCGTAGATTCTGCATTTATACCAGCATCTCCATCGAGATCATCCAATAGCACTTGAGAATTGAAATCTAAACTACCAGTTTCTAGATGCTCAGTCGCTTGGTCTAATTCTGTCAGAGAATCAAAAATTTCTTGATCAAACTCTCCAACATCCATCGCCATGGCATCATCAGCACTGGGCAGATCAGAAGTGTCTAGTTCGTCAGAGACACCAAATTCCAGTAATGGATTGTCATCATTCCCGTCAACATCCATTGCCGCGCTATCAAAATCTAAATTATCTAGCCTGTCAATATCGAGATTTAAAGGATCAAAATCTAAGTCATCACTTGTTCCAGCTGCATCACCGCTGATGAAACCCTCTACATCCAGCAAATCCAAATTATCTAAGCCCGTTGTTTCAAGCTCTTCATCACCTAAACCCAACTCAGCAAAGGGATCTGGCTCCGTCTCAAATACTGGCGTTGCCAGTTCGTGCGTTACGTCATCTACATCAAGGTCTAGATCTGGCTCGATGCCCAGTTCGTCAAAGGAATCCCCATCTAAAAGCAAAGGGTCTGGGCTGGTAAGCTTGCCCAGATTGCCCATGGACAGTTCAAGCTCCATATCATCTTCGATGTTTTCAAGCTCTAGATCCGCCTCAGCCGCGAACATCTCTAAATCCATAGAGGCTAAATTGTCTGTGGCAAAGGGATCTATTTCTGGTTCATCGATATCGCTGGCAAGGCTATCTGGGGATTCTGTTAATATTTTTTCATCTAGCTCAATGTTATCGAGTTGATCATCACTCAAGTCAGCTAGCTCTGAGGCATCTATGCCAGCAAAGATATCATTATCGGCGATCTCCTCGTCCACCCCGTCGTCACCAGATCGGGCAGTTTCCATTTCTAGATCGTTGAGATGCTCTGATGATTCATCTAGATCTGCGAAGGCTGCTTCGGAATCTTCGTCGAGTGATGTCTCTGATGGCACACTACTATCAAGATCTGTTGCCGCTTCGCTCCAGTCTTCGCTATCAGCATGATCGCCAGGATCCAGATCTAAATCTAGATCTGCTACTGCTCCAGCCTGTTCTAGGGTATTAAGATTTTCCGACACTGCTGATAAATCATCGGCTTCTATTGGTGAATCAGTGGCGATATTTTCTGATATCTCGTCAGTCATATCGTCGGCGATCGCCCCACTATCTTCTCTATTTGCAACGCTCGTTTCTTCCGCTTCGGGAATGTTTAGATCGTCCAAGGGCAAATCAATTGTCGGTAAGGCAGCAGTAGCTTCTAAAGGACTGTCTATATCGTCACCAATGTCATTGCCGATGGCTGACCAAGTATCAGATTCTGCAGAAATGACCGATGTTTCTTCACCAACGGCCGACTCCAAAGATGCCATTTCAGAGTCTACGGCTAACTCTTCCTCATGCAGAATGAGGCTAAAGTTTTCTAATCCTTTGGTGTCATCACTACTGAGATTTAAAGGCTCCCAATCATTGTCAACCGTAGAAGATAGCCAGTCTGTATCTTCCACCTCTTCTAATGTGGCCAGTTCCTCTTCGGAGAGGGGTTGTAATAAAACAGGTTCATCGTCGGTTTCTGCGTCAAGGGAGGTGATTTCCATGACATCTGGATGCAACTGCCAATTTTCATCAATAAAGCTCAGCAATTCGGAATCATCGATGGTGCTGATGTCTACAGTTGTCGCTGTTTCTGCTGGTTCACTGTGGGTTTGAGGGACAGGTTTCTCTTCGGTGGCAGGGGTCTGCGACTGGTTGAAGGTCTCTTGCAGGGCTTGTTCTGTCACTTCGGGGGTCATTGCACTCGCTGCAACAAGTAGTTCATTAGTCGTGAGCTCTGCTTCTACATCGGCGATCGCCTCGCTTGGGATGGTGGCATCTTGGGGTGTTGTCATGTCACCGGCCTCTAAAGCAACTTCGCCTTGGCCATGGCTAATATCAGTCAAATCCGCCACATTAACGGGGGCTACATCGTCGTCAGGGGTGATTAACTCTTCTTCTAAAACATCACCAAAACTTGCTTTGGGTTCTAGGATTGCCTCTTCGTCGCTATCTTCAATGTCGGATATTCCGGGGAAGGTTGATTTTGGGCCAAAGGAAATCGCTGTAATTTCACTGTCGTCATCATCGGTTTCTTCGGGTTCATGGAGTAAATCATCCATGACATCGTCGGGTAAATTGTCCTCCGAGATATCCGCAAACTCGTCAAATCTAGCAATGGATTCTGCGTCATCACTGGCGGCGATCGCCCCACTATCGGCTTCCCTGTCAGCTAATAAAGCATCTAAGCTGTCATCGGAAAAATCCGGCAACTCATTGGCATCAAAATCATCCGTATCCCCGACAACATCATCGGTATCAGAGGACTCTAGGGCACTCGGACTGGACACCTCACTAAAGCTATCAGCCAAGAGGGCATCTAGACTGTCATCGGAAAAATCCGGTAACTCATCGACATCAAAATCATCATTTTCTTCGGCAGCAGCATCGATATCCTCTACATCTAGAGCTTCTGGTGCACTGGGGGCGATCGCCTCCGCTTCTGCCTCCAATAGTGCCTCATCTAAGGTTTCAGAAGCTGTAGGTTCCGTCGGTTCAACAAAGCTGTCATCCTCAACAACTGACGCTTCCCCCCCTCCGAGAAGATCATCGAGATCTGCCTCTAGAAAATCATCCAGCCCAGCCTCACCATCATCATCATGGTCAAAGTCTGACAATGTCGGGATATAGGTATCAGTCGGCATTTGGGATAGCCGCTCAGCAGGACTCATGTCTGTGGGAGTCTCCCAGTCATCGATTTCCACATCAGACACGGGCATCAGGGGTGCGGGAGCATCATCTAAATCCAGCGCAGCGAAACTATCGAGAAAGTCTAGGGATTCCCCATCCTCTGGCTTGTCAGGCTTGGCTTCAGAGGTGACTGATTTTGCTACCGCCGCCGTTGCCGCCACAACACCTGTGGCGATCGCCCCGTCCCGGAGGTTATTGCTTTTCTGTGTCGGTGTATCATTTGCTTGGGATGGCGGACTTGAAGTTGTTGTCGTTTGCTCCTTTCGTTCTGCTTTATCTATCGATATTTTCGCAACATTGGACGATACTGTTTCTCCCCCGTTAGTGGGTGAACTAATCCCTTCAGAACTTTCTTTATTTTCAGCATCTGTTTTTTCAATATTGGAGGATTCTCCCCCTTGCAGTGACTCTAGGATAGAAGCCTGCTCTTGTAGCGTTGTAATCACCCTTTCCGGCGGCAGTTTTTGGCTTGGCACCTCAAGGAAAGTGAGATCTAGCGGCTGCTCAGCATTTGTCAGGCGATTATATTGCTGTAGGGTGACGAGGAGCCGAAAAAGCTCCTGCAAACTTTGAAAATTTTCTTGTATTTTGCGATTACCAAGGGCAACTTGCTGCTGGTGAAACGCTTGTAATTCACTGTATTTGCCTGTGCCGACAAAATCCTCACCCACACGATTTTCAATTGTGCCACTCAGAATATCGAGGCGTGTTTCTAGACATTGGGCAGAATTATATGCTTCATCTACTGTGCCGTCAGCTTTAATGACCTTCGTTGTAATATTCAGTTCTGTGGCTTTTCCCATGGCCATCACGAAAGCTTCGGGAAGATCACCTGAACGTAAGGCTTTTTTAAATTCGTCGCTGGCAGGCATGTAAGTAGCTCTCCTCATTGTTTGCCCGAATGGATATCAGTCTTCGGGGCACAGATTCTTTGTCTTTCTTAGGTTTACGGGCGATTTTCTTCAGAATATCCCATAAAAAATGGATCGTTTAGAAAAGTCGCAGCAAATGTAACACTGGGCTAGGGTTTAGCCCCAAAGTTTACTGACATCATGTCCGAGTTCTAAAAGCATTTTGCGCAGCAAAGGCAAGCTCAAGCCAATCACATTACTGTGACAGCCATCGAGCTTCTCGATGAATAGGCCACCTTTTCCTTCGAGGGCAAAACAACCAGCACATTGTAAGGGCTCGCCACTGGCTACGTAGGCTTTAATGGTAGCGTCATCAATCTGGGCAAAATGTACTGTTGTCACTCCATGACGAACGATTGTTCGTTGTTGGGTCTGATCGATCAGTGCATGGCCGGTATAGAGCACGCCGTAGCTACCGCCCATTGTCTGCCAACGGGCGATCGCCACCTCTGGAGATTCCGGTTTCCCACAAATCTCTCCCTGCACCAGTAATACAGAGTCACAGCCCAAAATCAGGGCATTTTGCCGCTGTTCGGCGACGATCGTCGCTTTAGCAATAGCTAAGGCCTCCACAAGGCGAGCGGGATCACGTTCTTGAATTTGATCTTCATCAAAATTGCTGACATGAACGATGGGGTTAATACCAATACCCTGCAAAAGACGACGACGTGCAGGGGAAGCTGAGGCAAGGACAAATTCCATGACAGTTATCAGTTATCAGTTATCAGTTATCAGGGTTTGATGGAGCGATCCCTCGGAATCGATGATCGACTATGCAGGGTTCTTTCCTATTGACCCACAATAGTTTTCTGGGTCGGGGATGATAGAGATCAGAGCTTGAAGGATTTGATGACGGTATTAAAGAGGGATTCAACGTCGTTCCAGCGGTCTTGCAGGGTGGAAAGATTTAAGGTGTAGAGCTTGCCAAATTTGACGGCAACGGTGGCAAGGTCATGGCGGGTTTGGCCGTTGGGTAGGGTGACTTGGTATTCGAGGATATAGTAGGTCTGGCCGCTATCGTCGGTGCGGCTGTCGGCTCGGATTAAGTCGGGCTGGCGATCGCTATTTTGATTGGCTTCTTGCATAAAGCGATAGCCCACATCTGTTGGTGTCCCCAGATCTTCGAGACTTTTATCGGCTGGCACATCGCTGATAATGACGCTTAGGTTTTCGGAATATTCCACGAGATCACGAAAAACGACATCAACACCTGTTTTTGCACTATCGACATTGACAGGAATCCAGCCATTGGGATAAAGAAATTCATAGCCATATGTCCCGCTAGAGTAGGGCTGTAAACTGCCCACAACGTTACCGCAAGCCACCAGCGTTAAGCTACAACACAACACCAGTAATGTGGCGATCGCCCTTTTTGCACCCTGTTTTAAACTAGCCATTAACATCATTCCCGTTTCTCCGATTCACAACACAAAAGCTGAAGCTTCCGTAGAATATGCTACCGAAAACCCCAGCCCAATAGAAATATAAGCCCAATAAATTAAGCGATTAGGCAACGCAATTTGCCAATTAATTTAAATTAAACTCTAAATTAAACAGCTTCTTCCGTTTCCAGATTAAAGAGCATTTGCAACGAATTCATACAAACTCGACGTGCCTCAATATCCTTCTGGGCACGCAGTTGCACCATCGGCTCGTGGAGGATTTTATTCACAATGCCGCGCGTCAAAGTTTCAATCACCTCTTGGTGCTTCTCTTCAAACTCCGAACCGAGGCGAGATAAGGCCTTTTCTAGTTCCTGCTCGCGGATGCTCTCAACTTTACTCCGTAATGAACTAATGGTCGGCACAGTTTCTAAGGATTGCCACCAGCTCATGTAGTTAGCCACTTCGTCCTCTAGCAATAATTCTGCTTCTTCTGCCATCTTGCGTCGCGATGCTTGGTTTTGTGCCACAACTTCCTTGAGGGCATCAACATTAAAGAGTTGAACTTGTTCTAATTCTTCAACATCGGCGGCAACATTTAGGGGCACAGAAATATCGATTAACATTAATTTGCCAAGATTAAGATCTTCTAGCTTTGCCTTGTCGATAATGGGCTGAGTAGCGCCAGTACTGGTAAACATGATGTCAGACTGTTCCGCAATATTCAGCATTTCAGGCAGTAACTCTAGTTGCAAATTCGCATCGGGAAATTTTTTCGCCAATTGCTGAGCGCCGCGCTCGGAACGGTTAATGATCGTAATGTCTTCTGCCCCTTTTGATAAAAGGTGTTGCACGAGGAGACGAGACATTTTACCAGCACCAACAATGGCGATTTTCTGCGTCGCAAGATCTTTCACTTTCATTTGGGCTAGTTCCACGGCAGCTGAGCTGATGGACACAGCGCCTGTACCGATATTGGTCTCACTACGCACCCGTTTCCCGGCGGTAATGGACTGCTTAAACATTTTGTCGAGTAATCGCCCTAGGCCTTTATGTTTTTGACCGAGTTTGTGGGCATTTTTTACCTGTGCCAAAATCTGTCCTTCACCGAGGACAAGGCTTTCTAGGCCAGCCGCAACGCGCATGAGGTGGCGAATAGCGTCTTGGTGGAGGAGGGTAAAAAGATAGGGACGTAATTGGTGTAAACGGAGCTGTCCGGTCTCGGCTAAAAATTGACAGATCTCCCGTACACCTTGCTCTGTTTCTTGAACGACGGCGTAGATTTCAAGGCGATTACAGGTACTAATCACGGCAATCTCTTCGACGTGGGGATAGGACTTTAGATGGGCGATCGCCTCGTCCATTTTTGCTTCTTGAATACTGAGCTTTTCGCGGATTTCGACGGGAGCTGTCTTATGACTTAGACCAACAACAACAATATTCATGGGGGGTTCTCTAAAAAAAGTTGAGTCTCTGTGGTGCTTCAACTGCCGTGGGAAGCTAAGAGATTTTTATTAAAAAAAGTTTTTATGTTCCTATGCAATGTAGTGCTCGGACAATTCGCAATAAAAGGTTTTGTAAAGAAAATTCATTTAACTTTATGACATCAAAAAGGCGACCACCTATGGCGATCGCCAGCCCGATACATTTTCAATCCATCTTGATCAAAAAAACATCACAGGCTCAAAATTCTAGACTTCAAATCCTAGTGAAGCTGAATCTTCTGGGGCTCTTCCCACATGTGGACAGTATCAACAAAGCGAGCAGTCATGGACTGACTAGAAATGATGAGGGACTGGGTACGAGCACCACCATGGAATAGGCGAACACCATTCATCAAAGTACCGGGAGTAATACCACAACCAGCAAAGAGAACCTCTTCACCAGAAGCAAGCTCATTAGCTTCGTAGATCTTGTCAGGGTCTTCAACGCCCATTTCCTTGAGGCGAGCAGCGTTACCTTCCTTTGTCCACTTTTCACTTTCAGGGGTATTCACTTCAGCAGGATCGTAGATCAGACGACCTTGGAAATGACCACCGAGACAGCGCATTGCCGCCGCGGAAATCACCCCTTCAGGGGCAGCACCAACACCCATAAGAGCGTGGATGTTAGTCCCTTCAAAGGCACAGCAAATTGCAGCGGAAACATCGCCATCACTAATGAGGCGAACGCGGGCACCAGTAGAACGAATTTCTTTAATGAGATCTTTGTGGCGAGGGCGGTCCATCACAACAATGACGAGCTCTTCAGGGTTACGACTGAGGCACTCACCTAAAATCTTGATATTTTCAGTGGCAGATTTACGAATATCGACTTTGCCTTTTGCTGCTGGGGGAGCGGCAAGTTTCTGCATGTAAAAGTCAGGCGCGTGGAACAATCCACCTTTTTCAGAAATGGCAAGTACAGCCATAGAACCGGGTTGGCCGTTAGCAACAAGGTTTGTGCCTTCACAGGGGTCAACGGCGATATCGATTTCGATCAGCTCGTCAAGGGTGCAGACTTTCTCCGCTCCGGGCTGGGTACAGATACCGACTTCTTCTCCGATATAAAGCATCGGCGCTTCGTCCCGCTCGCCTTCACCAATGACGATACGACCACGCATATGAATTTTGTTCATACGCTCACGCATTGCTTCTACAGCAACGGCATCGGCTGTATCTTTTTCGCCCAAACCCATCCATTTGGAAGAGGCGATCGCCGCTTGTTCGACTACTTCAATAATTTCTAAACCGAGGGTGCTATCCACGCGTTTTATCCTCCAGACTGCAACGACTGAATCTTAGTCAGTTGTTTAAGTATTTTTGTAAACACCCCAAAGTCTATCAGACAAGGGCGATCGCCTCGGAAAATCTCCGATAAAATCCCATTGTTCATTCTTTTGACAGATGCATAGTTTTCCTTATGATTCAACAGCGCGTCTCGTCCCCACTTCACCCTTCACCATTAGGACATTATTAAAGTACGTTGTAAAAAGTCTCGCAGTGCGACCATTGCCGCCGTTGGAATTTCGTGACCCCCAGCAAATTCAAAATATTCCACATCAACACCGACTTGACCAAGCTCTGTTTCTGCTTTCTTTGCTGCCGCAAGGGGCACAATCGCATCTTGATTGCCGTGAATAAGCAATGTTGTAGGAAAATTCCCCGTACGCTCGGCAGGATCATAATGTAAATAACCGCTACAACTACACAGTGCTGCAAAGTTAAAATTTAGACCGACATCTAAAGTCATAGCACCACCCTGGGAAAAACCCACCATTGCGGTGCGTTCTGGCGGAATGCCCGTTAGCTTGGGTAATTCTTGCAGCCACAGATTGAGGCGATCGCGACTTTCTTCAATACCCTGAAAATCTTGACGCTCTAGGGCGTACCATGCCCGGCCTACTGGCATTTGAAAATGTTCGAAGGGCGCATTGGGAAATAAAAAACGGCAATTTGGTAACCCTAAGACCTTTGCCAATGGCTCCAAATCGTTATAGTTTGCGCCCCAACCATGGAGCATCAATATCAGATATTCTACCGACGATGTTTTTACAGCTTGATAAGACAAACTATCGAGATAGCTACTTTTCATCCACAAATCCCCAATTGACAAAAACGCCTGATGATTAGGGTAGCGGCTTAACCGACAATTTATTCGTGATTTTGAGGTTTAAACTTATTTTTCTGATCAAAACTACGGTCTAAATATTCACTAATATTGAGCTGGAACGCCTCAAGGAAATGCACAATCCACTGGGATTTTGAGTTTTTGAGTTTGTCGTAGTACTCCCTCAGTGCGGCGATCGCATCAGCAAAACATTGATAACTTGGCCGACTCAATAGCATTAATCGCAGCAGGATCAATCCAAACACATCGTACTGCTCTTGCACAGCTAAAAGCGTAAACATCGGCGATGGGTATGGATAGCCTTGAGTCGTAATTAAACTAATGAGACGATTACAAGTTCTTAGTTTTAATCTCAGATCAACTTTTTTTCGATCTTGATCTGGCCACAGTTGATCCAGAGTCTCTTGCATTTTTTGCCTTAAAGGTTGCAGTCCATCCTCATCGGCGATCGCCGTC
This window of the [Limnothrix rosea] IAM M-220 genome carries:
- a CDS encoding response regulator transcription factor, which encodes MPRILIIDDDPAIAELVAINLELAGYDVNRAEDGLKGQALAVQLQPDLVMLDLMLPKVDGFTVCQRIRRDERISDIPILMLTALGQTQDKVDGFNAGADDYLTKPFEVEEMLVRVRALLRRSDRIPQAAKHSEILNYGPLTLIPERFEVIWFDDTVKLTHLEFELLHCLLQRHGQTISPSEILKEVWGYDPSDDIETIRVHIRHLRTKLEPDPRHPKFIKTVYGAGYCLELPSRVIV
- a CDS encoding Maf family protein; its protein translation is MEFVLASASPARRRLLQGIGINPIVHVSNFDEDQIQERDPARLVEALAIAKATIVAEQRQNALILGCDSVLLVQGEICGKPESPEVAIARWQTMGGSYGVLYTGHALIDQTQQRTIVRHGVTTVHFAQIDDATIKAYVASGEPLQCAGCFALEGKGGLFIEKLDGCHSNVIGLSLPLLRKMLLELGHDVSKLWG
- the psbP gene encoding photosystem II reaction center PsbP, which encodes MLMASLKQGAKRAIATLLVLCCSLTLVACGNVVGSLQPYSSGTYGYEFLYPNGWIPVNVDSAKTGVDVVFRDLVEYSENLSVIISDVPADKSLEDLGTPTDVGYRFMQEANQNSDRQPDLIRADSRTDDSGQTYYILEYQVTLPNGQTRHDLATVAVKFGKLYTLNLSTLQDRWNDVESLFNTVIKSFKL
- a CDS encoding glutamyl-tRNA reductase — translated: MNIVVVGLSHKTAPVEIREKLSIQEAKMDEAIAHLKSYPHVEEIAVISTCNRLEIYAVVQETEQGVREICQFLAETGQLRLHQLRPYLFTLLHQDAIRHLMRVAAGLESLVLGEGQILAQVKNAHKLGQKHKGLGRLLDKMFKQSITAGKRVRSETNIGTGAVSISSAAVELAQMKVKDLATQKIAIVGAGKMSRLLVQHLLSKGAEDITIINRSERGAQQLAKKFPDANLQLELLPEMLNIAEQSDIMFTSTGATQPIIDKAKLEDLNLGKLMLIDISVPLNVAADVEELEQVQLFNVDALKEVVAQNQASRRKMAEEAELLLEDEVANYMSWWQSLETVPTISSLRSKVESIREQELEKALSRLGSEFEEKHQEVIETLTRGIVNKILHEPMVQLRAQKDIEARRVCMNSLQMLFNLETEEAV
- the glpX gene encoding class II fructose-bisphosphatase, whose amino-acid sequence is MDSTLGLEIIEVVEQAAIASSKWMGLGEKDTADAVAVEAMRERMNKIHMRGRIVIGEGERDEAPMLYIGEEVGICTQPGAEKVCTLDELIEIDIAVDPCEGTNLVANGQPGSMAVLAISEKGGLFHAPDFYMQKLAAPPAAKGKVDIRKSATENIKILGECLSRNPEELVIVVMDRPRHKDLIKEIRSTGARVRLISDGDVSAAICCAFEGTNIHALMGVGAAPEGVISAAAMRCLGGHFQGRLIYDPAEVNTPESEKWTKEGNAARLKEMGVEDPDKIYEANELASGEEVLFAGCGITPGTLMNGVRLFHGGARTQSLIISSQSMTARFVDTVHMWEEPQKIQLH
- a CDS encoding alpha/beta hydrolase, giving the protein MKSSYLDSLSYQAVKTSSVEYLILMLHGWGANYNDLEPLAKVLGLPNCRFLFPNAPFEHFQMPVGRAWYALERQDFQGIEESRDRLNLWLQELPKLTGIPPERTAMVGFSQGGAMTLDVGLNFNFAALCSCSGYLHYDPAERTGNFPTTLLIHGNQDAIVPLAAAKKAETELGQVGVDVEYFEFAGGHEIPTAAMVALRDFLQRTLIMS